A DNA window from Jaculus jaculus isolate mJacJac1 chromosome 1, mJacJac1.mat.Y.cur, whole genome shotgun sequence contains the following coding sequences:
- the Npm3 gene encoding nucleoplasmin-3: MAAGTAAALSFLSQESRVRAGGVGGLRVPAPVAMDSFFFGCELSSHTRSFTFKVEEEDDTEHVLALTMLCLTEGAKDECNVVEVVARNHDHQEIAVPVANLKLSCQPMLSLDDFQLQPPVTFRLKSGSGPVCITGRHQIVTLSNDVSEEEESEEEESDEEEANLRPILAAKKYRGRP, translated from the exons ATGGCCGCCGGCACCGCCGCCgccttatccttcttgagtcagGAGAGCCGAGTCCGGGCGGGGGGTGTCGGGGGTCTGCGGGTCCCGGCGCCGGTTGCTATGGATAGTTTCTTCTTCG GCTGTGAACTCTCCAGCCACACCCGCTCCTTCACCTTCAAGGTGGAGGAAGAGGACGACACGGAACATGTGCTGGCGTTGACTATG CTCTGCCTCACTGAGGGGGCCAAGGATGAGTGTAACGTGGTGGAAGTTGTGGCCCGGAACCATGATCACCAGGAAATTGCGGTCCCTGTGGCCAATCTCAAATTGTCTTGTCAGCCCATG CTCAGTCTGGACGATTTCCAGCTTCAACCACCTGTAACCTTCCGCCTCAAGTCGGGCTCTGGCCCAGTGTGCATCACTGGTCGGCATCAGATTG TGACTTTAAGCAATGATGTTTCTGAAGAAGAGGAGagtgaggaagaagagagtgACGAGGAGGAAGCTAATTTACGCCCCATCCTTGCTGCCAAAAAGTACAGGGGCAGGCCCTAG